The genomic window GCTACCCGCGCGGCCTGCGCGGCGAGCAGATCCCCCTGGCGGCCCGGATCTTCTCGGTGGTGGACGTCTTCGACGCGCTCACATCGGACCGCCCGTACCGACGCGCCTGGAGCAAGGAGCGCGCGCTCGCCTACCTGCGCGAGCAGGCCGGCACCCAGTTCGACCCCGCCGCCGTCGAGGCCTTCCTCGAGATGATCGAGGACGACGACGTGCTCGAGGACGCCTTCGGCCCCGCGCCGGAGACGGCGGCCAAGCGGCTCTAGCGCTCGTCCCTGGCGGCGCCGGGCGACCGCACGGCGGCGGGCCCGGCGCGCCTCATGACGACCGCCCCGCAGCGGTCCTGGCGGGCCTTCCGGCGACCGCAAGGTCGTGACGCCGGCGCGCCTCCCGCATCACCCCTTGCGCGACGCCTTGTCTCCGTAGTATTTAGGACTCCTAACTAATAGGAGGTGGTGCATGACCCTCATCTCGAGACGGCTCCCGAGGATCCCCCTGCTTCCGGCCCTGGCGGCGCTGGTCGCCGCGCTGAACTGGGCGGGCGCCCAGGCGCCGGCGGCGGCCCCTGAAGCCACGGCCGACCTCGACCTGACCGACGCCAGCGTGCGGTACGACGCCGAGCTCGACCTGCTGGTCTTCTCCGTGTCCGTGGAGGGCGAGGTCGGCGGCACGCTGCCGACGGCCAGGGGACAGCTCGACGGCGCTCCCGTGCTGGCCTACGCCTTCCCCACGACCCTCGACCCGACGGCCGTGGGCTTCGGCGAGGTCGACGGCGTGCTCACCCTGGCCGTGACGGCCCACCCCGACTTCGACGACACGCCGCTGTGGGACGAGGACGGCGACGGCGACTACGACGACGACGGCCTCACGTTCCACACCCACTGGGTCGTGCTCGCGCCCGACGACCGCGTGGCCGGCGGGCTGTCGGTCGTCGAGTTCGACGAGGGCGCGGGCGCGGTGCTGCCGCCGACGAACCCCGGGATGCCGATGTACATGGACTCCCCCGGACTGTCGGTCGTCCTCGACGGCGCGACGCTGAGGGTCCTGGTGCCGGCCTGGCGGGTGAGGGGCGAGACGGAGTTCTCGTTCGACGCGGTGTCGGCGTACCTCGAGGTGAACACCAGCGACCCCGCGCGGCCCCTGCTCGGCGTCTACCAGGTCTACGAGGTGCTCTCCGGCGACCTCAGCCTGCCCTACGAGGTGGCGCCCAGGTAGCATCCGGCGTGGCCGGCACGTTCGACCTCGAGGAACAGCATTGGGACCTGGACGCCAAGCTCGTGGCGGCGGCGGAGCGCCTGGGGCAGGCCCTCAGGGTCATGCTGCGCCGGGAGGCCCAACGGCACGGGCTCAGCCCGATCCAGCTCCAGGTGCTCGTCCAGGTCGGCCAGCGCGCCTACCCCAAGCGGGTGGGCGCGCTGGCGGCGAGGTTCGACGTCTCGGCGCCCACGCTCAGCGACGCCGTGGCCGCCCTCGAGGCGAAGGGTCTGGTGAGGCGTCGCCCCGGCACCGACGACAGGCGCGCGGTCGAGCTCGAGCTCACGGAGGACGGCCGCGAGGTCGCGGAGAGCGCCGAGGGGTGGGCCGAGCTGGCGCGCGGGCTGGCCGCGGCGCTGCCGCGGGAGTCGAAGCTGGAGGCCTTCGAGACGCTCACGGCGCTGATCGCGGGCCTGCAGGCCGAGGGAGTGGTGACCGTGGCGCGCATGTGCCGCACCTGCCGCTTCCTCCGCGAGGGCACCGACACGCCCTACCACTGCGCCCTCCTCGACCTCCCCCTGCGGCGCGACGACCTCCGCGTCGACTGCCCGGAGCACGAGCCGTGCGGGGAGCGGGCCGTCGGCGGCCGGCGCACGTCGCCGTAGGCCTGACGAGGACGTGGCCTTCTCCACGGTGCAGACGATGCTGCAGGTCATGTTCGACAAGGGCCTCGTGGCGCGGGAGCTCGTCGGGCGCACGTTCGTGTACCGACCCGCCGTGGGCCGTCAGGAGACTCAGGTCTCGCTGGTCGCCGACCTGCTCGAGAGGGCCCTCGGCGGCTCGGCCAAGGCCCTGGTGTCGAGCGCCCTCGACGCCAAGCGGCTGAGCGCCGAGGAGCTGGCCGAGATACGCGCGCTCATCGACGAGGCGTCCGCGGCGGAGGACGGGGGAGACGGGGATGCTCGAGGCGCTGTTGGAGCATCCCCTCGTCGTCAGGCTGGGCTGGACCCTCGCTCACAGCCTGTGGCAGGGAGCGGCGCTGGCCCTCCTCCCCGCCCTCGTGTGGCTGGCGCTGAGCGCGGCCGCCGCGGCGCCCGGGCCGAGCTTCTTCGATCCTCGGCCGGACGGCCGGCTCACGGGTCCCTACGTCGAGGCGCGCGGGGCCGAGCTTCCGATCCTGTCCCTGGCGGAGCTGGCCGAGCGGGCGACCTTCCCCCTCAGGGTCCCGGCGGAGCCGCACGCCGAGGCCGAACCGGTGCGCGTGGGCTCCGCTCCGGGCGAGCACCTCGTCGGCGACTGGGTGTACGACCGCACGGCCCGCTCCCCCGAGGAGCGCTGGCGCTGGGACGGCTCTCGCGGCCACTGGCTGGCCTGGCGCGAGGGCGGCGTGGTCTACGTGCTCGGCACGCATCGGCCCGCGAACGGGCCGGGCGACGGCCCGCCGGCGGCCAACGGAGCGCCTGGAGGAGGCGGAGGGGAGGGTGGGGCTCGGGGGCCGGTGACCCGCGGGTCCGCGTCCCTCACGGCGCCGGGCAGGGACGTGGCGCTAACCTGGCCCCTGCGGGGCGCAGGCGGCGCCCGCGGAAGAGAGGCCACTTGCGCCCACGCGTCCCCCTGCTCACCTGCCTCCTGCTGCTCGCCGGATGCGACCTGGGCGCCGGGAACCTCCGCGTCAGCGGCGTCAGCACCGGCACGCCCAGCATCGGTGGCACGCTCGTCGTCCACGGCGCCGGCTTCACCGACG from Trueperaceae bacterium includes these protein-coding regions:
- a CDS encoding MarR family transcriptional regulator, with protein sequence MAGTFDLEEQHWDLDAKLVAAAERLGQALRVMLRREAQRHGLSPIQLQVLVQVGQRAYPKRVGALAARFDVSAPTLSDAVAALEAKGLVRRRPGTDDRRAVELELTEDGREVAESAEGWAELARGLAAALPRESKLEAFETLTALIAGLQAEGVVTVARMCRTCRFLREGTDTPYHCALLDLPLRRDDLRVDCPEHEPCGERAVGGRRTSP